Proteins from a genomic interval of Caulobacter rhizosphaerae:
- the sctC gene encoding type III secretion system outer membrane ring subunit SctC — MRLRPDYATASRCSWRKTLLAAGLGAALLMPPLAAVAGEVPLGARTVDLTAREQPISQFLQNFYSQVGVPVVISSSVAGTINGVFKGPAAKIDADVSKAFDLVTYYDGGAAYVYTASQLSSRSFPISASASRRVDRAARQLGMLDSRNTLRATGDMLLASGAPRFLQQIDELARGGVQAEAASPTLQYRVFYLRYGWADDVNLTVGSKQVTIPGVASIVRSLVNSDPNERAGASARSENLVPAAVQGLRGQGLATLGTPNPAGPGYANDQGTLGMPLANEQTGVYSPQNPVRIQADSRLNAVIVRDVAERMSAYEELVRALDVEPQLLEIEAAIIDIDTTKARDLGVNWRFDDGNGGVQFGRGPNAPAGLEDSNLVRGNTSPKSAAGLVASTIIGNGDYFSARLNALETEGVARVVSRPQIVTLSNVEAVFQNTRDFYVRLAGERDVDLFNVSSGTTLRVTPHVTRDNNQTRIRMLVSIEDGALTNASVDNIPVVRRSALNTQALIVEGQSLLLGGMTVQSDTNDSTKIPVLGSIPGLGNLFKVQSRSSGRVERMFLITPRLASIGAARSTTQAGLRYDAPASGFENAPLPSAPPLPVDRKKPPRAARTSRATQPPAPPPTPPASGTMQPIPNPS, encoded by the coding sequence ATGCGCCTACGACCGGACTACGCCACCGCTTCCCGCTGTTCCTGGCGAAAGACCTTGCTCGCCGCCGGCCTCGGCGCCGCCCTGCTGATGCCGCCGCTCGCCGCCGTCGCCGGTGAGGTTCCCCTGGGCGCGCGCACGGTGGACCTGACGGCGCGCGAACAGCCGATCAGCCAGTTCCTGCAGAACTTCTACAGCCAGGTCGGCGTGCCGGTGGTGATCTCGTCCTCGGTGGCTGGCACGATCAACGGCGTCTTCAAGGGTCCGGCCGCCAAGATCGACGCCGACGTCTCCAAGGCCTTCGACCTGGTGACCTATTACGACGGCGGCGCGGCCTATGTGTACACCGCCTCGCAGCTATCCAGCCGCAGCTTCCCGATCTCGGCGTCGGCGTCGCGGCGGGTGGACCGGGCGGCCCGGCAACTGGGCATGCTGGACAGCCGCAACACCCTGCGCGCCACCGGCGACATGCTGCTGGCGTCGGGCGCGCCGCGCTTCCTGCAGCAGATCGACGAGTTGGCCCGCGGCGGGGTCCAGGCCGAGGCGGCTTCGCCGACCCTGCAGTACCGGGTGTTCTACCTGCGCTACGGCTGGGCCGACGACGTGAACCTGACGGTGGGCTCCAAGCAGGTGACCATTCCCGGCGTCGCCTCGATCGTGCGGTCGCTGGTCAATTCCGATCCCAACGAACGCGCCGGGGCCAGCGCCCGCAGCGAGAACCTGGTCCCGGCCGCCGTCCAGGGCCTGCGCGGCCAGGGCCTGGCCACCCTGGGCACGCCCAATCCGGCGGGCCCGGGCTACGCCAACGACCAGGGCACGCTGGGCATGCCCCTGGCCAACGAGCAGACCGGCGTCTACTCGCCGCAGAACCCGGTCCGGATCCAGGCGGATTCGCGCCTCAACGCCGTCATCGTCCGCGACGTGGCCGAGCGGATGTCGGCCTATGAGGAACTGGTCCGCGCCCTCGACGTCGAGCCGCAGCTTCTGGAGATCGAGGCGGCGATCATCGACATCGACACCACCAAGGCCCGCGACCTGGGCGTGAACTGGCGGTTCGACGACGGCAACGGCGGCGTCCAGTTCGGCCGCGGCCCCAACGCCCCGGCCGGCCTGGAAGACAGCAACCTGGTCCGCGGCAATACCTCGCCCAAGTCGGCCGCCGGCCTAGTGGCCTCGACCATCATCGGCAACGGCGACTACTTCTCGGCGCGGCTCAACGCCCTGGAGACCGAGGGCGTGGCCCGGGTGGTCTCGCGTCCGCAGATTGTCACCCTGTCGAACGTCGAGGCGGTGTTCCAGAACACGCGCGACTTCTATGTCCGCCTGGCCGGCGAGCGCGACGTGGACCTGTTCAACGTCAGCAGCGGCACCACCCTGCGAGTCACGCCGCACGTCACGCGCGACAACAACCAGACCCGGATCCGCATGCTGGTCAGCATTGAGGACGGGGCCCTGACCAACGCCAGCGTCGACAACATCCCGGTGGTCAGGCGCTCGGCCTTGAACACCCAGGCCCTGATCGTCGAAGGCCAGAGCCTTCTGCTGGGCGGCATGACCGTACAGTCCGACACCAACGACTCCACCAAGATCCCCGTGCTGGGCAGCATTCCGGGCTTGGGGAACCTGTTCAAGGTGCAGTCGCGCAGCAGCGGCCGCGTCGAGCGGATGTTCCTGATCACGCCGCGCCTGGCCTCGATCGGCGCGGCGCGGTCCACCACCCAGGCGGGCCTGCGCTACGACGCCCCGGCCTCGGGCTTCGAGAACGCTCCCCTGCCTTCGGCCCCGCCCCTGCCCGTCGACCGCAAGAAGCCGCCCCGCGCGGCCAGGACCAGTCGCGCGACCCAGCCTCCCGCCCCACCGCCGACGCCGCCCGCCAGCGGCACGATGCAACCCATCCCCAACCCGAGTTAG
- a CDS encoding SctD/MshK family protein, whose product MFDTALETSSETLVLKVLAGRVRGASAPLGDGEPVDLGHGFDADIVLRDPSAKGIRARLTAREDAADLEILEGRAEMLGHVLAAPSRAVLPFYVPLLIGDNAVAIGLEDSPRWAEAERLLTTAPPSAAHEVADVDHDYGETVARRLFDRAVAVVRGTPHLVPGLVFGAALACVTYAAANAPIWGGPHASASQVHALLREEGYGALAVKPGEGDKLVIAGVLNREADKDRLRQIVDAREVPARIEVQTSESLAQNVEDVFMANGLAATARPNGLARVQVQVTGPAEEVAKVEKVALADVRGLRGLDISRVDGGGDRFGKVFDEGPGKRVVSVVGGDAGYVATADGARYFAGSMLPTGDRIVAVESQAVTVEKGGAQTKLMF is encoded by the coding sequence ATGTTCGACACAGCCCTCGAAACCTCCTCGGAAACCCTCGTCCTCAAGGTGCTGGCCGGTCGCGTGCGGGGCGCCTCAGCTCCGCTCGGCGATGGCGAGCCGGTGGATCTTGGCCACGGCTTCGACGCCGACATCGTGCTGCGCGATCCCAGCGCCAAGGGGATCCGCGCGCGGCTGACGGCGCGAGAGGACGCCGCCGACCTGGAGATCCTGGAAGGCCGCGCCGAGATGCTCGGCCACGTCCTGGCCGCGCCATCCCGGGCCGTGCTGCCGTTCTACGTGCCGCTGCTGATCGGCGACAACGCCGTCGCCATCGGCCTGGAGGACAGTCCTCGCTGGGCCGAGGCCGAGCGGCTGCTGACCACCGCCCCGCCCAGCGCGGCCCACGAGGTCGCCGATGTCGACCACGATTATGGCGAGACGGTCGCCCGCCGGCTGTTCGACCGCGCCGTGGCTGTCGTGCGCGGCACGCCGCACCTGGTGCCTGGCCTGGTGTTCGGCGCCGCCCTGGCCTGCGTGACCTACGCCGCCGCCAACGCCCCGATCTGGGGCGGCCCGCACGCCAGCGCCAGTCAGGTCCATGCCCTGCTGCGCGAGGAAGGCTACGGCGCCCTGGCGGTCAAGCCGGGCGAAGGCGACAAGCTGGTGATCGCCGGGGTGCTGAACCGCGAGGCCGACAAGGACCGGCTGCGCCAGATCGTCGACGCCCGCGAGGTGCCGGCCCGTATCGAGGTGCAGACCAGCGAGTCCCTGGCCCAGAACGTCGAGGACGTGTTCATGGCCAACGGCCTTGCCGCCACCGCCCGGCCCAACGGCTTGGCGCGGGTGCAGGTGCAGGTCACCGGCCCCGCCGAAGAGGTCGCCAAGGTGGAGAAGGTGGCGCTGGCCGACGTCCGCGGCCTGCGCGGCCTGGACATCTCGCGCGTCGACGGCGGCGGCGACCGCTTCGGCAAGGTGTTCGACGAAGGTCCCGGCAAACGGGTGGTGTCGGTGGTCGGCGGCGACGCCGGCTACGTCGCGACCGCCGACGGCGCCCGCTACTTCGCCGGATCCATGCTGCCGACGGGCGACCGCATCGTCGCCGTCGAAAGCCAGGCGGTCACCGTCGAGAAGGGCGGCGCGCAAACCAAGCTGATGTTCTGA
- the sctJ gene encoding type III secretion system inner membrane ring lipoprotein SctJ: MRRSLLAVLAATSLLLSACAEKELYGDLSEREANEMVAVLQNAGVSAAKSTKDGKVWTLKTRPEQFSSAVAVLHDQGYPRDKFESLGDVFKKEGFVSSPMEQRARLMYGLSQELSQTISSIDGVVQARVHIAVPEADPLAETQKPSSASVFIRHNPDVDLSGQVGSIKALVTNSIEGLPYDKVTVVMFPARPVMTQAQPSAVKSLTVPAIAVVLAVGGVAAYLLTRRPKKKPRPRLRAVETERPAA, from the coding sequence ATGCGCAGGAGCCTCCTGGCCGTCCTGGCCGCCACATCCCTGCTCCTCTCGGCCTGCGCCGAGAAGGAGCTCTACGGCGACCTCTCCGAACGCGAGGCCAACGAGATGGTCGCCGTGCTGCAGAACGCCGGCGTCTCGGCCGCCAAGAGCACCAAGGACGGCAAGGTCTGGACTCTGAAGACCCGACCCGAGCAGTTCTCGTCCGCCGTGGCCGTGCTGCACGACCAGGGCTATCCCCGCGACAAGTTCGAGAGCCTGGGCGACGTGTTCAAGAAGGAGGGCTTCGTCTCCTCGCCGATGGAGCAGCGGGCCCGGCTGATGTACGGCCTCAGCCAGGAGCTGAGCCAGACCATCTCGTCGATCGATGGCGTGGTCCAGGCCCGGGTCCACATCGCCGTGCCCGAGGCCGATCCGCTGGCCGAGACCCAGAAACCGTCCTCGGCCTCGGTGTTCATCCGCCACAATCCTGACGTCGATCTGTCGGGGCAGGTGGGGTCGATCAAGGCGCTGGTCACCAATTCGATCGAGGGCCTGCCCTACGACAAGGTGACGGTGGTGATGTTCCCGGCCCGGCCGGTGATGACCCAGGCCCAGCCCTCGGCCGTCAAGTCCCTGACCGTGCCCGCCATCGCCGTGGTGCTGGCCGTGGGCGGGGTGGCCGCCTACCTGCTGACCCGCCGTCCGAAGAAGAAGCCCCGGCCCCGCCTGCGCGCGGTCGAGACCGAGAGGCCGGCGGCATGA
- a CDS encoding FliH/SctL family protein: MSYLLLASAPSAALLTDDPILRREDVARLTQAAEIVASLEDHRQAARDAAVAEGFAHGRTEGAAKAARETAETLAGVHNALQAERARLRASSAALALDIVRRIAAGLAPEDVLAALAEQAARDLLPEEPIGVRVAPEAVGAVSRRLWPIGARIEVHGDPDLAAGDCVLDTPSGRTHAGLEVQLKALESVFAARDEAAA, from the coding sequence ATGAGCTATCTGCTGCTCGCCTCCGCCCCCTCCGCGGCCCTGCTGACCGACGACCCGATCCTGCGCCGCGAAGACGTCGCCCGTCTGACCCAGGCCGCCGAGATCGTCGCCAGTCTGGAAGACCACCGCCAAGCCGCCCGCGACGCCGCGGTCGCCGAGGGTTTCGCCCACGGTCGCACCGAGGGCGCCGCCAAGGCCGCTCGCGAGACCGCCGAGACGCTGGCCGGCGTGCACAACGCCTTGCAGGCCGAACGGGCTCGCCTGCGCGCCTCGTCCGCCGCCCTGGCCCTGGATATCGTCCGTCGCATCGCCGCCGGCCTCGCGCCCGAGGACGTGTTGGCCGCCCTGGCCGAGCAGGCCGCGCGCGACCTGCTGCCGGAAGAGCCGATCGGCGTCCGCGTCGCCCCCGAGGCGGTCGGCGCCGTCAGCCGTCGCCTGTGGCCGATCGGGGCGCGGATCGAGGTGCACGGCGACCCCGACCTGGCGGCCGGAGACTGCGTGCTCGACACCCCGTCGGGCCGCACCCACGCCGGGCTCGAAGTCCAGTTGAAGGCGCTGGAGTCGGTGTTCGCCGCCCGCGACGAGGCCGCCGCATGA
- a CDS encoding FliI/YscN family ATPase, translated as MNAPDAILHDALRHARTVERRGRVVQAFGTTIRATGLDARIGQECEIVDRASGGRVKAQVVGFQDGAAILTPLTRLEGLSIDAEVLAGSRRSEIGVGDGLLGRVLDAHGEPLDGLGPIAGPLRPQAVYGEAPNPLARSPIDSVFATGVRSVDTMLTTGEGQRVGVFAMAGGGKSTLLGMFARHAQADVNVIALIGERGREVREFLDDCLGPEGLARSVVIVSTSDRPAMERVRAAHVATAIAEGFRARGLKVMLQMDSVTRFARALREIGLSVGEPAVRRGFPPSVFAELPRLFERAGAAEGGAITAFYTVLVEDEDGGDPVGEEVRSILDGHIYLSRKLGQAGHYPAIDIAASLSRVFPRVASAEHQAQAASVRGWMAKYADIEFLLQIGEYKAGGDPLADVAIARRPAIEALLRQSPHERIALADALATLAETVA; from the coding sequence ATGAACGCGCCCGACGCCATCCTGCACGACGCCCTGCGCCACGCCCGCACCGTCGAGCGACGCGGCCGGGTGGTCCAGGCTTTCGGCACCACGATCCGCGCCACGGGCCTGGACGCCCGCATCGGCCAGGAGTGCGAGATCGTCGACCGCGCCAGCGGCGGCCGCGTGAAGGCCCAGGTGGTCGGGTTCCAGGACGGCGCGGCCATCCTGACGCCCCTGACTCGACTGGAGGGCCTGTCGATCGACGCCGAGGTGCTGGCCGGCTCGCGCCGCAGCGAGATCGGGGTCGGCGACGGCCTGCTGGGCCGAGTGCTGGACGCCCATGGCGAGCCGCTGGACGGCCTGGGCCCGATCGCCGGTCCACTGCGCCCGCAGGCGGTCTATGGCGAGGCGCCCAATCCCCTGGCGCGCTCGCCGATCGACAGCGTGTTCGCCACCGGCGTGCGCAGCGTCGACACGATGCTGACCACCGGCGAGGGGCAAAGGGTCGGGGTGTTCGCCATGGCCGGCGGCGGCAAGTCGACCCTGCTGGGCATGTTCGCCCGTCACGCCCAGGCTGACGTCAACGTCATCGCCCTGATCGGCGAACGCGGGCGGGAGGTGCGCGAGTTCCTTGACGACTGCCTGGGTCCCGAGGGTCTGGCGCGCTCGGTGGTGATCGTCTCGACCTCCGATCGACCCGCCATGGAGCGGGTGCGCGCCGCCCATGTGGCCACCGCCATCGCCGAGGGCTTCCGGGCTCGGGGCCTGAAGGTCATGCTGCAGATGGACAGCGTCACCCGCTTCGCCCGCGCTCTGCGCGAGATCGGCCTGTCGGTGGGCGAGCCGGCGGTGCGCCGGGGCTTCCCGCCGTCGGTCTTCGCCGAACTGCCGCGCCTGTTCGAACGGGCGGGCGCGGCCGAGGGCGGCGCGATCACCGCCTTCTATACCGTGCTGGTCGAGGACGAGGACGGCGGCGACCCGGTCGGCGAGGAGGTCCGCTCGATCCTAGACGGCCACATCTACCTGTCGCGCAAGCTGGGCCAGGCCGGCCACTATCCGGCGATCGACATCGCCGCCAGCCTCAGCCGGGTCTTCCCGCGCGTGGCCTCGGCCGAGCACCAGGCCCAGGCCGCCAGTGTGCGCGGCTGGATGGCCAAGTACGCCGACATCGAGTTCCTGCTGCAGATCGGCGAGTACAAGGCCGGCGGCGATCCGCTGGCCGATGTCGCCATCGCCAGGCGGCCGGCGATCGAGGCGCTGCTGCGCCAGAGCCCGCACGAGCGCATCGCCCTGGCCGACGCCCTGGCGACCCTGGCCGAGACCGTCGCATGA
- a CDS encoding sensor histidine kinase: MRALRLHAPDLDPAEAAFAALDLAVGAFEGAPPRLVWRTDAFARLMPGASPGDIAPPALDAALAAAERGETGSLPLEGGEAVLEVRPGRSADGRLYLKLSDAAERQEAEARRLADRERLLLTSRVMSVGEMATMIAHELNQPIGSIANIVRGLKARLSRDALTVADGVEALDKAADQALYASGVIQRMRSFVEQRQPQVEPLDLPRLARATLDLLDWEIARDRVSAQTVFDDDLPPVLGDAVMIQQVLVNLARNGLDAMRSEPQPRRLAIAGRRLEGSTRMVELTVADSGPGVSEEAAGRMFSPFFSTKPGGMGVGLGICRSIIELHRGRLWHTREGQESGGSVFHIALPTARQEDEP, from the coding sequence ATGAGGGCGCTGCGTCTGCATGCGCCGGACCTGGATCCGGCCGAGGCCGCCTTCGCCGCCCTGGACCTCGCGGTCGGGGCGTTCGAGGGCGCGCCGCCGCGCCTGGTCTGGCGCACCGACGCCTTCGCCCGGCTGATGCCGGGGGCCTCGCCCGGCGACATCGCGCCGCCCGCCCTGGACGCCGCGTTGGCGGCGGCCGAGCGCGGCGAGACCGGCTCCCTTCCGCTGGAGGGCGGCGAAGCGGTGCTGGAGGTCCGCCCGGGCCGCAGCGCCGACGGGCGGCTTTACCTGAAGCTCTCCGACGCCGCCGAGCGCCAGGAGGCCGAGGCGCGGCGGCTGGCCGATCGCGAGCGCCTGCTGTTGACCTCGCGGGTGATGTCGGTCGGCGAGATGGCGACCATGATCGCCCACGAGCTGAACCAGCCGATCGGCTCGATCGCCAACATCGTGCGCGGGCTGAAGGCGCGGCTGTCGCGCGACGCCCTGACCGTGGCCGACGGCGTCGAGGCCCTGGACAAGGCCGCCGACCAGGCGTTGTACGCCTCCGGCGTGATCCAGCGCATGCGCTCGTTCGTCGAGCAGCGCCAGCCGCAGGTCGAGCCCCTGGACCTGCCGCGCCTGGCCCGGGCCACCCTTGACCTGCTGGATTGGGAAATCGCCCGCGACCGCGTCTCGGCCCAGACGGTGTTCGACGACGACCTGCCGCCGGTGCTGGGCGACGCGGTGATGATCCAGCAGGTGCTGGTCAACCTGGCCCGCAACGGCCTGGACGCCATGCGAAGCGAGCCCCAGCCCCGCCGCCTGGCCATTGCCGGCCGTCGCCTGGAGGGCTCGACGCGGATGGTCGAGCTGACCGTGGCCGACAGCGGCCCCGGCGTATCGGAAGAGGCGGCCGGCCGGATGTTCTCGCCGTTCTTCTCGACCAAGCCCGGCGGCATGGGCGTGGGGCTGGGGATCTGCCGCTCGATCATCGAGCTGCATCGCGGTCGCCTCTGGCACACCCGCGAAGGTCAGGAATCGGGGGGAAGCGTGTTCCACATCGCGCTGCCGACGGCGCGCCAGGAGGATGAACCATGA
- a CDS encoding response regulator transcription factor, giving the protein MTSVQDAAGSRPETPRSLGAVCLVDDHGEFRQSAAWWLESLGYAVTTYDDPQAFLDAGDPPPDACLLFDVRMPTMSGLELLDAVKARGCERPVIFMTGHADVPLAVEAMKKGAITFLEKPFQEAALEEALGLAFARLHPATTPGQDLYARRLASLTEREREVMALVVAGRVNKIIAYELGISPKTVELHRSRIMAKMEAASLTELVRMAITGTTDGDA; this is encoded by the coding sequence ATGACTTCCGTCCAAGACGCCGCCGGTTCGCGTCCGGAGACGCCCCGCAGCCTCGGCGCGGTCTGCCTGGTCGACGACCACGGCGAGTTCCGCCAGTCGGCCGCCTGGTGGCTGGAAAGCCTGGGCTATGCGGTGACGACCTATGACGACCCGCAGGCCTTCCTCGACGCCGGCGACCCGCCGCCCGACGCCTGCCTGCTGTTCGACGTGCGCATGCCGACCATGTCCGGACTGGAGCTGCTGGACGCGGTCAAGGCGCGCGGCTGCGAGCGGCCGGTGATCTTCATGACCGGCCATGCCGACGTGCCGCTGGCGGTGGAGGCGATGAAGAAGGGCGCGATCACCTTCCTGGAGAAGCCCTTCCAGGAGGCGGCGCTGGAGGAGGCCCTGGGCCTGGCCTTCGCCCGGCTGCACCCCGCGACCACGCCGGGCCAGGACCTCTACGCCCGCCGGCTGGCCAGCCTGACCGAACGCGAGCGCGAGGTGATGGCCCTGGTCGTCGCCGGGCGGGTCAACAAGATCATCGCCTACGAGCTGGGCATCAGCCCCAAGACCGTCGAGCTGCACCGCTCGCGGATCATGGCCAAGATGGAGGCGGCCAGCCTGACCGAGCTGGTTCGCATGGCCATCACCGGCACGACGGACGGCGACGCATGA
- a CDS encoding FliM/FliN family flagellar motor switch protein encodes MTDVLDAEPMVLDLERFDSAQVAARNRALAVMSALPVPDLRVGASLVEPPPGPWILFGSEAEAPRLAILVLDGAPFAPADDAALLVALDRLEPVLAAIEAVTGLSLDPTDISRRPSEAGIAIALDVAREAETATSRVVLHIPADAPATWPAPAIDLSSDGAHLAVPIAGTLVLDAAVVSAARVAALRAGDIVLAGWGPRRAGDARLTLPDRRLIGRFDPADRRFTVITLEESAMTAPPLDAFVQPAEAAVPDTSPVAPADLPVSLRVMLGEASLPLSELTGLRPGSTVVLGGSARDATAVLLAGDHPIATGKLVAVGEAYGVLIEQLAKGA; translated from the coding sequence ATGACCGACGTGCTGGACGCCGAACCGATGGTTCTTGATCTGGAGCGCTTCGACTCCGCGCAGGTCGCCGCCCGCAACCGGGCCCTGGCGGTGATGTCCGCCCTCCCCGTCCCCGACCTGCGTGTCGGCGCAAGCCTGGTCGAGCCGCCGCCGGGTCCGTGGATACTGTTCGGATCGGAAGCCGAGGCGCCGCGCCTGGCGATCCTGGTCCTGGACGGCGCTCCGTTCGCGCCAGCGGACGACGCCGCCCTGCTGGTGGCGCTGGACCGCCTGGAGCCGGTGCTGGCGGCCATCGAGGCGGTGACGGGCCTTAGTCTCGACCCCACCGACATCTCCAGACGGCCTTCGGAGGCGGGAATCGCCATCGCCCTGGACGTCGCGCGGGAGGCCGAGACGGCGACGAGCCGCGTGGTCCTGCACATCCCCGCCGACGCGCCCGCCACTTGGCCGGCCCCGGCGATCGACCTTTCCAGCGACGGCGCCCACCTGGCCGTGCCGATCGCCGGGACACTGGTTCTGGACGCCGCCGTCGTCTCCGCCGCCCGTGTCGCCGCCTTGAGGGCCGGCGACATCGTGCTGGCCGGCTGGGGCCCTCGTCGAGCGGGCGACGCCCGCCTGACCCTGCCCGACCGCCGACTGATCGGACGCTTCGACCCCGCCGACCGCCGCTTCACCGTCATCACCCTGGAGGAGAGCGCCATGACCGCGCCACCCCTGGACGCCTTCGTCCAACCGGCCGAGGCCGCCGTTCCCGACACCTCCCCCGTCGCGCCCGCCGACCTGCCCGTGAGCCTCCGGGTGATGCTGGGCGAGGCCAGCCTGCCCCTGTCGGAGCTGACCGGCCTGCGCCCCGGCTCGACCGTGGTGCTGGGCGGCTCGGCCCGTGACGCCACGGCCGTGCTGCTGGCCGGCGACCACCCTATCGCCACCGGAAAACTGGTGGCCGTGGGCGAGGCCTACGGCGTGCTGATCGAACAGTTGGCGAAGGGAGCCTGA
- the sctR gene encoding type III secretion system export apparatus subunit SctR, producing the protein MDLSSFTPGSALITVILLALAPFVAVMVTSFTKIVVTLSLLRNALGLQQVPPNIVLNGLALILTLYVMYPVGQQMAAANQDVKPVAAVSSDTQALFTYADKAKEPLRAFLMKHSTPRERAFFLKTAQRINGPDKARAMTQRDFIVVVPAFTVSELAAAFQIGFLIFLPFLIIDLVVSNILLAMGMMMLSPTTVSLPFKLLLFVLIDGWVKLAHGLVLSYT; encoded by the coding sequence ATGGACCTGTCGTCGTTCACCCCCGGCTCGGCCCTGATCACCGTCATCCTGCTGGCCCTTGCGCCGTTCGTGGCGGTGATGGTCACCTCGTTCACCAAGATCGTCGTCACCCTCAGCCTGCTGCGCAACGCCCTGGGCCTGCAGCAGGTGCCGCCCAACATCGTGCTCAATGGCCTAGCCCTGATCTTGACCCTGTACGTGATGTACCCGGTCGGCCAGCAGATGGCCGCCGCCAACCAGGACGTCAAACCCGTCGCCGCCGTCAGCAGCGACACCCAGGCGCTGTTCACCTACGCCGACAAGGCCAAGGAGCCGCTGCGCGCCTTCCTGATGAAGCATTCGACGCCGCGCGAGCGGGCCTTCTTCCTGAAGACCGCCCAGCGCATCAACGGCCCGGACAAGGCCCGCGCCATGACCCAGCGCGACTTCATCGTGGTGGTGCCGGCCTTCACCGTCTCGGAGTTGGCGGCCGCCTTCCAGATCGGCTTCCTGATCTTCCTGCCCTTCCTGATCATCGACCTGGTGGTCTCCAACATCCTGCTGGCCATGGGCATGATGATGCTGTCGCCGACGACGGTGTCCCTGCCCTTCAAGCTGCTGCTGTTCGTGCTGATCGACGGCTGGGTGAAACTCGCCCACGGCCTGGTCCTGTCCTACACGTGA
- the sctS gene encoding type III secretion system export apparatus subunit SctS: MMNAQAIELVNQALWMVLMLSAPPIVAASVVGVAVAIIQSATQLQEQTLQYAAKFFAIVLTIFLTASLLGGTLYRFGDRVFTEFPAMVRR; the protein is encoded by the coding sequence ATGATGAACGCCCAGGCCATCGAGCTGGTGAACCAGGCGCTGTGGATGGTGCTGATGCTGTCAGCCCCGCCGATCGTCGCCGCCTCGGTGGTCGGGGTGGCCGTGGCCATCATCCAGTCGGCCACCCAGTTGCAGGAGCAGACCCTGCAGTACGCCGCCAAGTTCTTCGCCATCGTGCTGACGATCTTCCTGACGGCCAGCCTGCTGGGCGGCACGCTCTACCGGTTCGGCGACCGGGTGTTCACCGAGTTCCCGGCCATGGTCCGCCGCTGA
- the sctT gene encoding type III secretion system export apparatus subunit SctT: MPETAPDWLGAIFANTLVLAVGATRIAAAFMLLPLLSPETVPALVRNSIFLAFGVIVITLQPQIAHSDLPTVQWILIFGKEALIGVVIGFFFGTMLWAFEAAGQIIDAKVGATMAQVVDPLSGHQTSLNGEFLARLANFVFMFSGGLLLLVGTVLDSYAVWPIGSLTPVLSLRSLSLFEGEFSRLMVLAVMLATPALAILYLVDGGLGLINRYAPQLNVFSLGLAIKSWIATAVVLAMLTGLVQLLLNEIGARPSTILQVLRAMSGQAH; the protein is encoded by the coding sequence ATGCCGGAGACGGCGCCGGACTGGCTGGGCGCGATCTTCGCCAATACCCTGGTGCTGGCCGTGGGGGCGACGCGGATCGCCGCGGCCTTCATGCTCCTGCCCCTGCTGTCGCCGGAGACCGTGCCGGCGCTCGTGCGCAACTCGATCTTCCTGGCCTTCGGGGTGATCGTCATCACCCTGCAGCCGCAGATCGCCCACAGCGACTTGCCGACCGTCCAGTGGATCCTGATCTTCGGCAAGGAGGCGCTGATCGGGGTGGTCATCGGCTTCTTCTTCGGCACCATGCTGTGGGCCTTCGAGGCGGCGGGCCAGATCATCGACGCCAAGGTCGGGGCGACCATGGCCCAGGTCGTCGATCCCCTGAGCGGCCACCAGACCTCGCTGAACGGCGAGTTCCTGGCGCGGCTGGCCAATTTCGTCTTCATGTTTTCCGGCGGGCTGCTGCTGCTGGTCGGCACGGTCCTGGACAGCTATGCGGTCTGGCCGATCGGCAGCCTGACGCCCGTGTTGTCCTTGCGCAGTCTGTCGCTATTCGAGGGCGAGTTCTCGCGGTTGATGGTGCTGGCGGTGATGCTGGCCACGCCCGCCCTGGCCATCCTCTACCTGGTCGACGGCGGCCTGGGGCTGATCAACCGCTACGCCCCGCAGCTGAACGTCTTCTCGCTCGGCCTGGCCATCAAGTCGTGGATCGCCACGGCGGTGGTGCTGGCCATGCTGACCGGCCTGGTCCAGTTGCTGCTGAACGAGATCGGCGCGCGGCCCTCGACCATCCTGCAGGTGCTGCGGGCGATGTCGGGACAGGCGCACTAA